From one Candidatus Thioglobus sp. NP1 genomic stretch:
- a CDS encoding NADH-quinone oxidoreductase subunit B family protein, protein MAIEGLMKEGFVTTSLDKVINWSRTGSLWPMTFGLACCAVEMMEAGSSRYDLDRFGVVFRPTPRQSDLMIVAGTLTNKMAPALRKVYDQMPEPRYVLSMGSCANGGGYYHYSYAVVRGCDRIVPVDVYVPGCPPTAEALLYGILQLQDKIRRTNTIART, encoded by the coding sequence ATGGCAATAGAAGGGTTAATGAAGGAAGGCTTTGTAACAACATCACTTGACAAAGTTATTAACTGGTCTCGAACAGGCTCACTATGGCCAATGACTTTTGGTCTAGCTTGTTGTGCAGTTGAGATGATGGAGGCAGGATCATCACGTTATGATCTTGATCGATTTGGTGTGGTTTTTCGTCCAACTCCCCGCCAATCTGATTTAATGATCGTTGCAGGAACGTTAACAAACAAAATGGCTCCTGCCCTTCGTAAAGTTTATGACCAGATGCCTGAACCAAGGTATGTATTATCAATGGGGTCATGTGCAAATGGAGGCGGTTATTACCACTACTCTTATGCTGTTGTTAGGGGGTGTGACCGTATTGTCCCTGTGGATGTTTATGTTCCTGGGTGTCCTCCTACAGCAGAAGCTCTGTTATATGGAATTCTTCAATTGCAAGACAAAATTCGCAGAACCAACACAATTGCTCGAACATAA
- a CDS encoding NADH-quinone oxidoreductase subunit C gives MNELKKKLANAFGKDNLSESFDELTLVINSDDIIEVCEQLRDDFNFDTLIDLCGIDYMTYGESDWNGNASSSGFGRARQAQKSENKKEQRFGVVYHLLSVSDNQRLRVKALLSSDNLMINSVTKIWNCADWYEREAFDLFGILFENHNDLRRILTDYGFVGHPLRKDFPMIGEVEMRYDEELGRVVYEPVSIEPNVNVPRVIRK, from the coding sequence ATGAATGAACTAAAGAAAAAATTAGCTAATGCTTTTGGTAAAGATAATTTGAGTGAATCTTTTGATGAGCTCACACTTGTTATTAATAGTGATGATATTATCGAAGTATGTGAGCAATTGCGTGATGATTTTAATTTTGATACGCTGATTGATCTATGTGGGATTGACTATATGACCTATGGTGAATCTGATTGGAATGGAAATGCGAGTTCTTCAGGTTTTGGTAGAGCCCGTCAAGCTCAAAAATCTGAAAATAAAAAAGAACAACGTTTTGGTGTTGTTTATCATTTGCTTTCTGTCTCAGATAATCAGAGATTGAGAGTTAAAGCTTTGCTTTCTTCAGATAATTTAATGATTAATTCTGTTACCAAAATTTGGAATTGTGCTGATTGGTATGAAAGAGAGGCTTTTGATTTATTCGGTATTTTATTTGAAAACCATAATGATCTCAGGAGGATATTAACCGACTATGGTTTTGTAGGACATCCACTTAGAAAGGATTTTCCAATGATTGGTGAAGTCGAGATGCGATACGATGAAGAATTAGGTAGGGTGGTTTATGAGCCTGTAAGCATTGAGCCTAATGTAAATGTTCCTCGAGTTATAAGGAAGTAA
- the ndhC gene encoding NADH-quinone oxidoreductase subunit A produces MLENYLPIIVFIFLGIAFGVGLTVVGYLLGPSNPDDEKNSQFECGFPAFDDSRMHFNIRYYLVAILFVLFDLEVAFFIPWAVVQAKLGWFGFFAMSIFLLLLVVGFIFEWKKGALEWE; encoded by the coding sequence GTGCTCGAGAATTATTTACCAATTATCGTTTTTATATTCTTAGGAATAGCCTTTGGAGTAGGCTTAACAGTAGTTGGCTATCTTCTCGGTCCAAGCAATCCAGATGATGAGAAAAACTCCCAGTTCGAATGTGGTTTTCCAGCGTTTGATGATTCCAGGATGCACTTTAATATTAGATACTATTTAGTAGCTATTTTATTTGTACTTTTTGATTTGGAGGTTGCATTTTTTATTCCATGGGCAGTTGTCCAGGCCAAGTTAGGGTGGTTTGGATTTTTTGCCATGTCTATATTTCTACTCTTATTAGTTGTAGGGTTTATTTTTGAATGGAAGAAAGGTGCTCTTGAATGGGAGTAA
- a CDS encoding AsmA-like C-terminal region-containing protein — translation MLKKTLHRSLNILKISTWITAFIALAILLVIAFFVMFPQTIKGSLEDQLSQVIGLDVEIDKLSLEFQDNELLLAVKNLEISSKDLEPIASIDVLRWNVDLLALYQGIEIPGHIDINELIIDVSSINNYVSIINTDNILSSIGLTRLLALKSLSIDKTRLIGDQSLELAAIELKRNKERLTLSMRDQSLFSNSQIPKLGSALNINTTIDVTKATEDRVAVIPFSLKNEDFNLSAQLKIFNQQDRVYLEFESYIDEIEVSKINQNLPSALANTAAALWLDQVIDKGFLTDISLTTRFNMSGDLDRPNTKFSANLSNANLNLDSKWPSISDLNAKVNFSNDYLRLTSNKAQIDGIDLSYLSITLKDFNMEGSELSVNTRFNSQSKKVSEFIKQSNVPSRFKNYLNEFELEGRLWGNLNLVVPLKNNSNQNPKITFEMYASDNKLSLLNGSLLINEFNSQISFNNGLIQTKGKGLIGNDLFQLSLNPKDWITDENAKFKLKLSHLETKTDAYIAKKSINEWHTIIDSDILKSNINLVIEKDGSYEVQLTDSKILNLEGINNWKLYPDFFPSFHLNSSDAKVNGKTIPNFDVNLISHDNVMEIKNLTFENIGLSNDDLVFNGSWFNGRTILRAKATNNNLSDFLLKFKVNEPVIGGAFNADLRLYCDCEPWEVSTKKVSGFMKAKVEKGVFTNQDPNLLKLLSYINLESIADRLSLSRTELRDQGYVYDQINANFLFNDGVAKVDYFLVESEESDIELTGFVDLIKQDYNLAANVQPSIADTVPLATYLAGGGLAGLGVWAADKVLFGGEVFGELLDNVVEITFVISGPWSNPIIEKLDGVKVL, via the coding sequence CAGCATTTATTGCTCTAGCTATATTATTAGTTATTGCTTTTTTTGTAATGTTTCCACAAACCATAAAAGGCTCACTTGAAGATCAACTTTCTCAAGTAATTGGTTTAGATGTTGAAATAGATAAGCTTTCCTTGGAGTTCCAGGATAATGAACTTCTTCTGGCTGTAAAAAATTTAGAGATTAGCTCTAAAGATCTTGAGCCCATTGCATCAATTGATGTATTAAGATGGAATGTTGATTTATTGGCGTTATATCAGGGTATTGAAATACCAGGGCATATAGATATCAATGAGTTAATTATTGATGTTTCTTCAATTAATAATTATGTTTCAATCATTAATACAGATAATATTCTTTCAAGTATTGGGTTAACGAGACTACTAGCACTTAAATCTCTTTCAATTGATAAAACAAGACTAATTGGAGACCAGTCGTTAGAGCTCGCTGCAATTGAACTAAAAAGAAATAAGGAAAGATTAACATTATCAATGAGAGATCAATCTCTTTTTAGTAACTCACAAATTCCAAAACTTGGGAGTGCATTAAATATTAACACAACTATTGACGTTACTAAGGCTACAGAGGATAGAGTTGCAGTGATTCCTTTTTCGCTTAAAAATGAAGATTTTAACCTCTCTGCCCAACTTAAGATTTTTAATCAACAAGACAGGGTGTATCTTGAATTTGAAAGTTATATTGATGAGATTGAGGTATCAAAAATTAATCAAAATCTACCTAGTGCATTAGCCAATACAGCAGCTGCCTTATGGTTAGATCAAGTTATTGATAAAGGATTCTTGACTGATATTAGTCTAACAACTCGATTTAATATGTCAGGGGATTTAGATCGTCCTAATACAAAATTTTCAGCTAATCTTAGTAATGCTAATCTAAATCTTGATTCTAAATGGCCTTCTATAAGTGATTTAAATGCAAAGGTTAATTTTTCAAATGATTATCTTCGGCTGACATCAAATAAGGCTCAGATAGATGGCATTGATTTGAGCTATTTAAGTATCACCTTAAAAGATTTTAATATGGAAGGATCTGAGTTATCAGTTAATACAAGATTTAACTCTCAGAGTAAAAAAGTTTCTGAATTTATCAAACAGTCTAATGTTCCATCCAGGTTTAAAAATTATTTAAATGAGTTCGAACTTGAAGGGCGCCTTTGGGGAAATCTTAATCTAGTAGTGCCACTTAAAAATAATAGTAATCAAAATCCAAAAATTACTTTTGAAATGTATGCATCTGATAATAAATTAAGTTTATTAAATGGGTCACTATTAATTAATGAATTTAATTCACAAATTTCTTTTAATAATGGGTTAATCCAAACTAAAGGAAAGGGATTAATAGGTAATGATTTATTTCAGTTATCCCTAAATCCAAAGGATTGGATAACGGATGAAAATGCTAAATTTAAACTTAAGTTAAGCCATTTAGAGACTAAGACTGATGCCTATATTGCTAAAAAGTCAATTAATGAATGGCATACTATTATTGATTCTGACATTCTTAAATCTAATATTAATTTAGTTATCGAGAAAGATGGAAGTTATGAGGTTCAGTTAACTGATTCTAAAATTTTAAACCTTGAAGGCATTAATAATTGGAAGCTTTATCCTGATTTTTTTCCTAGTTTCCATTTAAACTCTTCAGATGCTAAAGTTAATGGCAAGACTATTCCAAATTTTGATGTAAACTTAATAAGTCACGATAATGTAATGGAAATTAAGAATCTAACTTTTGAAAACATAGGTCTTAGTAATGATGATTTGGTCTTTAATGGGAGCTGGTTCAATGGAAGAACAATTTTACGAGCTAAGGCAACAAATAATAATTTATCTGATTTTTTACTTAAATTTAAGGTTAATGAGCCTGTTATAGGCGGAGCATTTAATGCAGATTTAAGATTATATTGTGATTGTGAGCCTTGGGAAGTTTCAACAAAAAAAGTTAGTGGCTTTATGAAGGCAAAAGTTGAAAAGGGCGTTTTTACAAACCAAGATCCTAATTTATTAAAACTTCTTTCATATATCAATCTTGAGTCGATAGCAGATAGATTAAGCTTATCCAGAACTGAACTTAGAGACCAGGGCTATGTTTATGATCAAATCAATGCCAATTTTTTATTTAATGATGGGGTAGCTAAAGTAGATTATTTTCTCGTTGAGAGTGAGGAAAGTGATATCGAACTAACTGGCTTTGTAGATCTCATAAAACAAGACTATAATTTAGCAGCAAATGTTCAGCCATCTATCGCAGATACAGTTCCTCTTGCAACTTACCTTGCTGGGGGAGGTTTAGCCGGTTTAGGAGTTTGGGCTGCTGATAAGGTGCTTTTTGGTGGTGAAGTTTTTGGAGAGCTATTAGATAATGTTGTTGAAATAACATTTGTTATTTCAGGGCCATGGTCTAATCCTATTATTGAGAAATTAGATGGAGTTAAAGTTTTATGA
- the tldD gene encoding metalloprotease TldD, which yields MINELLSDHKINESEIFNMLNSLSDTGSEYSDLYFQHSVAESWVLDEGIVKDGSYNISHGVGARCVSGDKTGFSYSDDLNIKAIEGAVNFAKGISDSKANSSSKILKTIDYPIKYPALSPLGSLTSKEKVGLLRQINAIAREEPKVVQVSASLSGAYTEVLIASTDGVYQIDCRPMVRISVSVIVEHNGRTEQASSGGGGRYDYGYFESNSLVEAYTKEALRLAMVALESKDAPAGKMPVILGSGWPGVLLHEAIGHGLEGDFNRKGSSVFSGKVGEKVASEKCTIVDNGTISNRRGSLTIDDEGTPTQETTLIKNGVLKGYMMDKLNARLMGKSSTGNGRRESYAHIPMPRMTNTYMLNGKDKFKDMISSVENGIYAKNFDGGQVDITSGKFVFSANEAYLIKNGKITTPIKGATLIGSGDEVLHQISMVGDDLKLDPGVGVCGKDGQSVPVGVGQPSLKVDMLTVGGTQLHR from the coding sequence ATGATTAATGAATTACTTAGTGATCACAAAATTAATGAGAGCGAAATATTTAATATGCTAAATTCACTCTCTGATACAGGGTCTGAATATTCAGATTTATATTTCCAACATTCAGTAGCTGAGTCTTGGGTCCTGGATGAGGGAATTGTCAAGGATGGCTCATACAATATAAGTCATGGTGTTGGTGCTCGATGCGTATCAGGAGATAAAACTGGTTTTTCATACTCAGATGATCTCAATATTAAAGCAATTGAGGGTGCGGTAAATTTTGCAAAAGGTATATCTGATAGTAAGGCTAATTCAAGCTCAAAAATTTTAAAGACAATAGATTATCCAATTAAGTACCCAGCATTAAGCCCCCTAGGAAGCCTAACTTCTAAAGAAAAAGTTGGCTTACTTAGACAAATTAATGCAATTGCCAGAGAGGAACCAAAAGTTGTTCAAGTTAGTGCATCTCTTTCTGGTGCATATACAGAAGTTCTTATAGCATCAACTGATGGTGTTTATCAAATAGATTGCAGACCTATGGTTAGAATAAGTGTTTCAGTAATTGTTGAACATAATGGCAGAACTGAACAAGCTTCAAGTGGAGGCGGCGGTCGCTATGATTATGGATATTTTGAGAGTAATTCACTTGTTGAAGCATATACTAAAGAGGCACTTCGTCTTGCAATGGTTGCTCTAGAATCTAAAGATGCTCCTGCAGGAAAAATGCCTGTCATTCTAGGTTCAGGTTGGCCTGGAGTTCTTTTGCATGAAGCTATAGGTCATGGACTGGAAGGGGACTTTAATCGTAAGGGTAGTTCTGTTTTTAGTGGCAAAGTAGGTGAAAAAGTTGCTAGTGAAAAATGTACTATTGTTGATAATGGCACAATTAGTAATCGCCGTGGAAGCCTTACAATTGATGATGAGGGCACTCCAACTCAAGAAACTACACTAATAAAAAATGGTGTATTAAAGGGCTATATGATGGATAAGCTTAATGCTCGGTTAATGGGTAAATCTAGTACGGGCAATGGAAGGCGAGAATCATATGCACATATCCCAATGCCAAGAATGACAAACACATATATGCTAAATGGCAAAGATAAATTTAAAGATATGATTTCATCCGTGGAAAATGGGATATATGCGAAAAATTTTGATGGTGGTCAGGTTGATATAACATCAGGAAAGTTTGTTTTTTCTGCAAATGAAGCTTACTTAATTAAGAATGGAAAAATAACCACACCTATTAAAGGAGCAACTTTAATTGGCTCTGGAGATGAGGTACTCCATCAAATTTCTATGGTGGGTGATGACTTAAAATTGGATCCTGGAGTAGGAGTTTGTGGAAAAGATGGTCAGAGTGTTCCTGTTGGAGTTGGCCAGCCGAGCTTAAAAGTTGACATGTTAACTGTTGGCGGTACTCAGCTTCATAGGTAA